In Tolypothrix sp. NIES-4075, the following proteins share a genomic window:
- a CDS encoding SDR family oxidoreductase has product MKKLLITGASGFLGWNICQLAREWEVYGTYLSHCLNIIGINMLKVNLTNFPEIKQIFHEIQPAAVIHTAAQSQPNFCQTHPEESHAINVEASSNIAGLCADYNIKCVFTSTDLVFDGLNAPYSETDAVCPVNLYGEQKVMAEAAMLKRYPMTAVCRMPLMFGMATPTATSFMQPFMQTLKEGKELKLFIDEFRTPVSGKTAAKGLLLALEKVNGVIHLGGKERISRFDFGKLLVEVFQLPSTNLQACRQEDVKMAAARPSDVSLDSSQAFALGYQPLSVKEELETLING; this is encoded by the coding sequence ATGAAAAAACTGTTAATTACTGGAGCTAGCGGCTTTTTAGGATGGAATATTTGCCAGTTAGCACGAGAATGGGAAGTATATGGAACGTATTTATCTCATTGTCTCAACATTATCGGTATAAACATGCTGAAAGTTAACTTAACAAATTTTCCAGAAATTAAACAAATATTTCATGAAATTCAGCCGGCAGCAGTTATTCATACTGCCGCACAATCTCAGCCAAACTTTTGTCAAACCCACCCTGAAGAATCACATGCCATTAATGTAGAAGCATCCAGTAATATAGCTGGACTTTGTGCGGATTATAATATCAAGTGCGTTTTTACATCAACTGACTTAGTTTTTGATGGTTTAAATGCACCTTATAGTGAAACAGACGCAGTATGTCCGGTGAATCTTTACGGCGAGCAAAAAGTCATGGCAGAAGCTGCTATGCTGAAACGATATCCGATGACAGCAGTGTGTAGAATGCCGTTAATGTTTGGGATGGCTACACCCACAGCTACAAGCTTTATGCAGCCATTTATGCAAACTTTGAAAGAGGGAAAAGAACTAAAGTTATTTATAGATGAATTTCGCACCCCAGTAAGTGGAAAAACTGCGGCAAAAGGACTTTTATTAGCGTTAGAAAAAGTCAACGGTGTAATTCACTTGGGTGGTAAAGAGCGAATTTCGCGTTTTGATTTTGGTAAGTTATTAGTAGAAGTATTTCAACTGCCTTCTACAAACTTGCAAGCTTGCCGACAAGAAGATGTGAAAATGGCAGCAGCTAGACCGAGTGATGTTTCTTTGGATAGTTCTCAAGCTTTTGCGTTGGGGTATCAACCTTTGTCAGTGAAAGAAGAATTAGAGACTTTAATTAACGGATAA